The Carnobacterium sp. 17-4 genome has a window encoding:
- a CDS encoding sacsin N-terminal ATP-binding-like domain-containing protein, with amino-acid sequence MTLKNHIEQIFKDNTQYINPSQAVNQASSLDALSGDLYTDSTRFIYELLQNADDSSSNNNLIKVWIKIFDEYLVIAHSGTPFNIQDIRGICNVNNGTKKSDITKTGYKGIGFKSVFGQSNYVTIYTNNEYLRFDSSYKHKWDWEKSQEEWEINNGRAFQFPWQIIPIYTKEEEIPKHITQFIKGINANVSTIVKLNNASETSISVEKISQNTNLFLFLKNICEITFDIEKLSTVKINRPSKDKISIQKNNSEEINWLANTIQLPVPTNVKNILMKEKNIPDKLINASSIELTLVAKLGKNGISKLSQGDKLLYSYLPTDERNYPLPVLVNTNFLTSANRESLHIDSKWNQWIFKEIAIEIFKWISKLALSEFKSQAYQLIPSELTDNDLGKEFNSGIKDALNEIPFILSKEDELLKVEETIVDYTLLSDKSFIDSQKIKNFVSNCGPDEKKNIPKKFAKDFQYFRNFKLLGAKSFEWKNLKNFLMSPYFRQSHTIDRNIELIKFLKKVANSERFEEVSTQFVTGLPFVWDHKNVLNYPNQVCFPEAGDKNWQNKDNELSFIHPSLLQWLSEDLETRRWLEDLGMTEKTDITYITQKIIPNIETYITKENAITIVRELFNLYKNGSLSKEILQQLNGLKLLTTTGFLHSAKDCYFSNYYNPRLKIEDLLEIDNLISELYCTNLNEKDDWKIFFKHLGVEEGISKKILKDKFSSSSTDIDIISAYFNTDDKKFKPFVSEFTANEFSNITTLKLSKFTENNFKFASPFWSDYINNFNPDNIEIPAIAFWGRNNYEGRTTGDKIQNYVPWLIRNKKCIPTLSNTCETTHEVFLNTNDIKDISSKYLPVFNGPDLTSDWRAFFGFKTSLCLNDYLTILEKISNDMDDNGRIKKSNIERVQLIYEILLDKCVNWSSSEIEIVSKWAENESLLNTKMGFSECKNLKCFIYGNESIFQDQYIFILLNAENRKNPHLEILFQYFGVQLLKQDEFQLISTKKEECVPLKSNLQSIIPYLLLWINSGSYADNLSINIEKLNNMISSLMIFQSDKLEITYEGINFVKSVNTHYSNSTLYVTNPWNSNSVFLNLSNILCNYLELTGHEEKLDFLLRSTKEEIHDYFIQEELGIPEQSLYDDLSDSQTTKNINSFKDIRNAIDTENVRPEFFHLSRSDYNSMLYVESLISRAIPNILAHLGKLPEYDCSHHYNITDSIIGGITKNGNNVTIVARPSDNHQVLIYYTSEFDVLEHVDAELWYEDGINVPKKITLGQLLKTTGINRIPINNIDITEYNWEYLEQKTKSEVFDFNAVPFDPYRIAQITSSFANTEGGKLIFGMKEIDMNKNEIVGLSDDFPMLDIIQKSISLLSITPVVTYNWIENDDKKIFIIETKKAEEEILLEGKKYTRQGIQSIHERKEIQLIEPEYNRTVAVIIAIEEYAPRSSNQISKVKYAKDDAYLFKQMLEESMHITEDDITMIINEKALKSNLEYDLKGLFASLTEQDRLIFYYVGHGFHNGVTNYLSTYDMHPSNINETAISLQHMLLNPLQESKCKNALIFIDACAQAFQNPMQRNSITDLNDEEIRVLISEFPYYATFLSCQPGESSYSSDELKHGIWTYHLVDAMNGNVSNILLEKKYLTDISLQEYLSKKVTIYTKEELNYEQNPKAVLDSSRSSIIVKIKKDISFK; translated from the coding sequence ATGACCCTAAAAAATCACATTGAGCAAATTTTTAAGGATAATACCCAATATATAAACCCTAGTCAAGCTGTGAATCAAGCTAGTTCCTTAGATGCGTTATCTGGAGATCTTTATACAGATTCGACAAGATTTATCTATGAACTTTTACAAAATGCTGACGACTCTTCATCAAATAACAATTTAATTAAAGTATGGATTAAAATCTTCGATGAATATTTAGTTATCGCTCACTCAGGAACCCCATTCAATATACAAGACATTCGTGGAATTTGTAATGTAAATAATGGTACAAAAAAATCTGATATTACTAAAACTGGTTATAAAGGAATTGGATTTAAATCAGTATTTGGGCAGTCTAATTATGTAACAATTTATACTAATAATGAATATCTTAGGTTTGATTCATCGTATAAACATAAATGGGACTGGGAAAAATCTCAAGAAGAATGGGAAATTAATAATGGTAGAGCGTTCCAATTTCCTTGGCAAATTATTCCTATATACACTAAAGAAGAAGAAATTCCAAAACACATCACTCAATTTATAAAAGGAATTAATGCCAATGTTTCAACAATAGTCAAGTTAAATAACGCTAGTGAAACATCTATATCAGTTGAAAAAATATCTCAGAATACAAATTTATTTTTATTCTTAAAAAACATATGTGAAATAACTTTTGATATTGAAAAGTTAAGTACTGTTAAAATTAATAGACCATCAAAAGATAAAATTTCCATTCAAAAAAATAATAGCGAGGAAATTAATTGGTTGGCAAACACTATTCAACTACCTGTTCCAACAAATGTAAAAAATATTTTGATGAAAGAAAAAAACATACCCGATAAATTAATTAATGCTTCTTCAATAGAATTAACTTTAGTAGCTAAATTAGGTAAAAACGGAATTAGTAAATTAAGCCAAGGCGATAAACTGCTATATTCTTATTTACCAACCGATGAACGTAATTATCCTTTGCCAGTATTAGTTAATACCAATTTTCTTACATCTGCCAATAGAGAATCTCTTCATATAGATTCAAAATGGAATCAATGGATTTTCAAAGAAATTGCTATAGAAATTTTTAAATGGATTTCAAAATTAGCTTTAAGCGAATTTAAGTCTCAAGCATATCAGCTAATACCTTCTGAGCTTACTGATAATGATTTAGGTAAAGAATTTAACAGTGGCATTAAAGATGCCCTTAATGAAATTCCATTCATACTCTCCAAAGAAGATGAACTTCTCAAAGTTGAGGAGACCATTGTTGACTATACTTTGTTATCTGATAAATCATTTATAGATTCTCAGAAAATAAAAAATTTCGTATCCAACTGTGGTCCGGATGAAAAAAAGAATATACCTAAAAAATTTGCTAAAGACTTTCAATATTTTCGTAATTTTAAACTACTAGGAGCAAAAAGCTTTGAGTGGAAAAACTTAAAAAACTTTTTAATGTCTCCATACTTTCGTCAATCTCACACTATTGATAGAAATATCGAATTAATAAAGTTTCTTAAAAAAGTTGCTAATTCAGAAAGGTTTGAAGAAGTTTCTACTCAGTTTGTTACAGGACTTCCTTTTGTTTGGGATCATAAAAATGTGCTGAATTATCCAAATCAAGTTTGTTTTCCAGAGGCAGGTGACAAGAATTGGCAAAACAAAGATAATGAACTATCATTCATTCACCCTTCACTACTACAATGGTTATCAGAAGATTTAGAAACTAGAAGATGGTTAGAAGATTTAGGGATGACTGAAAAAACAGATATAACTTATATTACTCAAAAAATAATACCCAACATTGAAACTTACATTACTAAAGAAAATGCTATTACTATTGTTAGAGAATTATTCAATTTATATAAAAATGGATCTCTATCTAAAGAAATACTACAACAATTAAATGGACTAAAATTACTAACCACTACTGGTTTTCTTCATTCGGCAAAAGATTGTTATTTTTCGAATTATTATAATCCGAGATTAAAAATTGAAGATTTACTAGAAATAGATAATTTAATAAGTGAATTGTATTGTACTAACCTCAATGAAAAAGATGATTGGAAAATTTTCTTTAAACATCTTGGAGTAGAGGAAGGGATTTCAAAAAAAATATTAAAAGATAAATTCTCTAGTTCAAGTACTGATATAGATATAATCAGCGCTTATTTTAATACAGATGATAAAAAATTTAAACCCTTTGTTTCAGAATTTACTGCAAACGAGTTTAGCAATATCACAACTTTAAAGCTTAGCAAATTTACTGAAAATAATTTTAAATTTGCTTCCCCTTTTTGGTCAGATTATATTAATAACTTCAATCCTGACAATATAGAGATTCCTGCGATAGCTTTTTGGGGACGTAATAATTATGAAGGCCGTACAACTGGGGATAAAATACAAAATTATGTTCCTTGGTTGATCAGAAATAAAAAATGCATACCAACACTTTCAAATACATGTGAAACTACACATGAAGTATTTCTTAACACAAATGATATTAAAGATATATCTTCAAAATATTTACCTGTTTTTAATGGTCCAGATTTAACTTCAGATTGGAGAGCTTTTTTCGGATTTAAAACCTCACTATGTCTCAATGATTATTTAACAATACTCGAAAAAATTTCTAATGATATGGATGATAATGGTCGAATAAAGAAATCAAATATTGAAAGAGTTCAATTGATCTATGAAATCTTATTAGATAAATGTGTTAATTGGAGCTCTTCTGAAATTGAAATAGTCAGTAAATGGGCTGAAAATGAGAGCTTGTTAAATACAAAAATGGGATTCAGTGAATGTAAAAATCTGAAATGTTTTATTTATGGCAATGAGTCTATTTTTCAAGATCAATATATTTTCATACTACTCAACGCTGAAAATAGAAAAAATCCCCATTTAGAAATTTTATTCCAGTACTTTGGGGTGCAACTGCTTAAACAAGATGAATTCCAATTAATTTCTACCAAAAAGGAAGAATGTGTACCTCTAAAAAGTAATTTACAATCTATTATTCCTTACTTATTGCTTTGGATTAATAGTGGCTCCTATGCTGATAATTTAAGTATTAACATTGAAAAATTAAATAATATGATTAGTTCATTGATGATTTTTCAATCTGATAAACTAGAAATCACTTATGAAGGGATTAATTTTGTAAAAAGTGTAAATACTCATTATTCAAATTCTACTTTATATGTGACTAATCCATGGAATAGCAATAGTGTATTTTTAAACCTATCAAATATTCTTTGTAATTATCTTGAGTTAACTGGACATGAAGAAAAGTTGGATTTTCTATTAAGATCAACAAAAGAAGAAATTCATGACTATTTTATACAAGAAGAGCTAGGTATTCCTGAGCAAAGTCTGTATGATGATTTGTCCGATAGCCAAACAACAAAAAATATTAATTCGTTTAAAGATATACGAAATGCAATAGATACAGAAAATGTACGTCCTGAATTTTTCCATTTATCTAGATCTGATTATAACTCAATGCTTTATGTTGAAAGTTTAATTTCTAGAGCAATTCCAAATATACTTGCTCACCTGGGAAAATTACCTGAATATGATTGTTCTCATCACTATAATATTACTGATAGTATAATTGGAGGTATAACTAAAAATGGAAACAACGTAACAATCGTTGCCCGTCCCTCTGATAATCATCAAGTATTAATTTACTACACTTCTGAGTTTGATGTTCTAGAACATGTTGATGCAGAACTTTGGTATGAGGATGGGATAAATGTTCCCAAAAAAATTACTCTTGGACAACTTTTGAAAACAACAGGTATAAATAGAATACCAATAAATAATATTGATATAACAGAATACAATTGGGAATATTTAGAGCAAAAAACTAAATCTGAAGTATTTGATTTTAATGCAGTTCCATTCGATCCTTATAGAATAGCTCAGATTACGTCTTCTTTTGCTAATACTGAAGGTGGAAAATTGATTTTCGGTATGAAAGAAATAGATATGAATAAAAATGAAATAGTTGGACTTAGTGACGATTTTCCAATGTTAGACATTATACAAAAATCGATTTCTTTACTTTCTATAACTCCAGTTGTCACTTATAACTGGATAGAAAATGATGATAAAAAAATATTTATAATAGAAACAAAAAAAGCAGAGGAAGAAATTCTCCTTGAAGGTAAAAAATATACTCGTCAAGGTATCCAAAGTATTCATGAAAGAAAAGAAATTCAATTAATTGAACCAGAATATAATAGAACCGTAGCTGTTATTATTGCAATTGAAGAGTATGCTCCTAGATCGAGCAATCAAATATCTAAAGTTAAATATGCGAAAGATGATGCATATTTGTTTAAACAAATGTTAGAAGAAAGTATGCATATCACCGAAGATGATATCACAATGATTATTAACGAAAAGGCTTTAAAATCTAATTTAGAATATGATTTAAAAGGCTTGTTCGCTTCTTTGACTGAACAAGACAGATTAATTTTCTATTATGTTGGGCATGGATTCCATAACGGAGTTACTAATTACTTATCAACTTATGATATGCATCCATCCAATATAAATGAAACTGCGATCTCTTTACAACATATGTTACTCAATCCTTTACAAGAATCTAAATGTAAAAATGCTCTTATTTTTATAGACGCTTGTGCACAAGCTTTTCAAAATCCAATGCAGAGAAACAGTATTACTGATTTAAACGATGAAGAAATTAGAGTTCTTATTAGTGAATTTCCCTACTATGCAACTTTCTTATCATGCCAACCCGGTGAAAGTTCTTATTCTAGTGATGAGTTAAAACATGGAATATGGACATATCATTTAGTTGATGCAATGAATGGTAATGTATCGAATATTCTTTTGGAAAAGAAATATCTTACAGATATATCATTACAAGAGTATCTTTCAAAAAAAGTTACAATATATACAAAAGAAGAACTTAACTATGAACAAAATCCAAAAGCAGTCTTAGATTCCAGTAGATCAAGTATTATTGTTAAAATTAAGAAAGATATATCTTTTAAATGA
- a CDS encoding SRPBCC domain-containing protein, producing MENNLKSGRIDTVSKVIDASPQKLYQAFMDPNSLVKWLPPEGMRGEISLFEPVIGGRFQLTLIYEDEYAVQGKTTENSDTLEGTFIELIPDKKIVEAGVFESDDPAFVGHMVMTWYFEEAVSSTKVTIVAENVPKGIKKEAHLDGLNSTLENLERFAKTS from the coding sequence ATGGAAAACAATCTGAAGAGTGGAAGGATTGACACTGTCTCAAAAGTAATTGATGCTTCGCCACAAAAACTTTATCAAGCATTTATGGATCCAAATTCTTTAGTTAAATGGTTGCCTCCGGAGGGTATGAGAGGAGAAATAAGTCTGTTTGAACCAGTAATAGGTGGGAGATTTCAATTAACACTCATCTACGAGGATGAATATGCTGTTCAAGGTAAAACAACTGAAAACTCAGACACTTTAGAAGGTACCTTTATCGAATTGATACCCGATAAGAAAATCGTAGAGGCTGGTGTATTTGAGTCAGATGACCCTGCCTTTGTAGGGCATATGGTGATGACCTGGTACTTTGAGGAAGCAGTCTCAAGCACAAAAGTAACGATTGTCGCTGAAAATGTCCCTAAAGGCATCAAAAAGGAAGCTCATCTTGATGGGTTGAATTCCACATTGGAAAACCTGGAGCGTTTTGCAAAGACAAGTTAG
- a CDS encoding GNAT family N-acetyltransferase — protein MKYIQTLEINEFLLEKSQENYDAGLNLLIVKEEFKGLGIGGLLYNHFYDYLKQHQAENFYLFTDNSSNYHYYEHKSLSRVAEKKYYWEPVNNDTLEIYYLYEGTLNLSD, from the coding sequence TTGAAATACATTCAGACGCTGGAAATCAATGAATTTCTTTTAGAAAAAAGCCAGGAAAATTATGATGCTGGTTTAAATTTGCTTATCGTGAAAGAAGAATTTAAAGGATTGGGTATTGGAGGACTGTTGTACAATCATTTTTATGATTACCTTAAACAACATCAAGCAGAGAATTTCTATTTGTTTACCGACAACTCTTCTAATTATCATTACTATGAACATAAAAGTCTATCCCGCGTAGCTGAGAAAAAATATTATTGGGAACCAGTAAATAATGATACTTTAGAAATTTACTATCTATATGAAGGAACACTAAACTTATCCGACTAA
- a CDS encoding FAD/NAD(P)-binding protein has protein sequence MDIAIVGAGISGSNVLKSLITHPNFQADDLIDVYEPRQSLGSGLPYEPTDDESIMLNTSSDVLSVDENNELDFTEWLESHFKEPTNFEQLVSRPHYGKYLVERFSPFYTHEQVHHVQNTVVDVEVLDAATKEPADDTQDGNFVYRIKTENGWQDGVYDAVFFSVGHPEYNDFYDLKGTENYIHNPYPMKEKLANFDNNQKISVVGSGATGVDLMRFFTSNYELEQPLTFYDLKEPFYCVAIPYEKDDFTYHLTKDWVEEQKEVHNGFIPLQVILDTIKDDLKQENAEPMAVYNRYKSGTLDVFRKAFDMKDQELAAVQKYAATSVPNLPHLYNALSGEDQQEYMKNYHQSMLFFKMKVPYYSYQRLFELIDAGKVETVAGLKEVNALENGRFQFVTEDSEAEADIVVNATGFINNIEILTKHSELIKNLFHRRLIMPHVNGKFILVDWPQCRVINQQYGRMDNLFFLGLLIGGTQHENNDAGQTIQQAQYTAKAFMDER, from the coding sequence ATGGATATTGCTATTGTAGGAGCTGGAATTTCTGGTTCCAATGTATTAAAAAGTTTAATAACCCATCCGAATTTCCAAGCGGATGACTTAATTGATGTCTATGAACCCCGTCAGTCTCTAGGCTCAGGTTTACCTTATGAACCAACTGACGACGAATCAATTATGTTAAACACCTCTTCGGATGTTTTGAGTGTGGATGAAAATAATGAATTAGATTTTACGGAATGGTTAGAAAGTCATTTTAAAGAACCAACGAATTTTGAGCAACTCGTTTCACGGCCACATTATGGAAAATATTTAGTGGAGCGCTTTTCCCCATTCTATACGCACGAACAAGTACACCACGTTCAAAATACTGTTGTTGACGTTGAAGTGCTAGATGCTGCAACAAAAGAACCAGCAGATGATACACAAGACGGCAATTTTGTGTACCGTATTAAAACGGAAAACGGCTGGCAAGATGGTGTCTATGATGCTGTATTCTTTTCAGTCGGACATCCTGAATACAATGATTTCTATGATTTAAAAGGTACTGAAAATTATATTCATAACCCTTACCCAATGAAAGAAAAACTAGCAAATTTTGACAATAATCAAAAGATTTCGGTTGTTGGAAGTGGTGCTACAGGTGTTGACTTGATGCGTTTCTTCACGTCTAATTATGAATTAGAGCAACCTCTAACATTTTATGATTTAAAAGAACCGTTTTACTGTGTAGCTATTCCTTATGAGAAGGATGATTTTACATATCACTTAACAAAAGATTGGGTGGAAGAACAAAAAGAAGTACACAATGGTTTTATTCCGCTCCAAGTCATACTCGATACGATTAAAGATGATTTAAAACAAGAGAATGCTGAGCCAATGGCAGTTTATAATCGTTATAAATCAGGAACGCTAGACGTTTTCCGCAAAGCATTTGATATGAAAGACCAGGAATTGGCAGCTGTTCAGAAATACGCGGCTACTTCTGTTCCAAATCTTCCGCATTTATATAATGCATTGTCAGGTGAAGACCAACAAGAGTATATGAAAAACTATCATCAGAGTATGTTGTTTTTCAAAATGAAAGTACCTTACTACAGCTATCAGCGGTTATTTGAATTAATCGATGCGGGTAAAGTAGAAACTGTTGCTGGTTTGAAAGAAGTAAATGCTTTAGAAAATGGTCGCTTCCAATTTGTGACGGAAGATAGCGAAGCCGAAGCTGATATTGTCGTTAACGCAACAGGTTTTATAAACAATATTGAAATACTGACTAAACACTCTGAGTTAATTAAAAATCTGTTCCATCGCCGCTTAATTATGCCACATGTGAATGGGAAATTTATCTTAGTCGATTGGCCACAGTGTCGTGTGATTAACCAACAATATGGACGTATGGATAATTTATTCTTCCTCGGTCTATTAATTGGTGGAACACAACATGAGAATAATGATGCCGGGCAAACGATTCAGCAAGCCCAATATACAGCAAAAGCGTTTATGGACGAACGATAA
- a CDS encoding GNAT family N-acetyltransferase — MKQETILRKMMPEDYDSILDLVINTWDYRSWVPNNLVAPMADFFLSDLLLESDDVFVAQIDDNIVGIVASGLVDQTNIQKISTRKNISSLEKILRITEPDSIFLKYIQTLEINEFLLEKSQKNYDAGLNLLIVKKEFKGLGIGGLLYNHFYDYLKQHKAENFYLFTDNSSNYHYYEHKGLSRVAEKKYYWEPGNNDTLEIYYLYEGTLNLSNKTN, encoded by the coding sequence ATGAAACAAGAAACTATCTTAAGAAAGATGATGCCTGAAGATTATGATTCTATTTTGGATTTAGTGATTAACACTTGGGATTATCGGTCATGGGTCCCAAACAATTTAGTAGCTCCAATGGCCGATTTTTTTCTAAGTGATTTATTACTAGAATCAGATGATGTTTTTGTTGCTCAAATAGACGATAATATAGTAGGAATTGTAGCATCCGGCTTAGTAGACCAAACCAATATTCAGAAAATCAGTACTAGGAAGAATATTTCTTCATTGGAAAAAATTTTACGCATTACTGAACCTGATTCTATCTTTTTGAAATACATTCAAACGCTGGAAATCAATGAATTTCTTTTAGAAAAAAGCCAGAAAAATTATGACGCCGGTTTAAATTTGCTTATCGTGAAAAAAGAATTTAAAGGATTGGGCATTGGGGGACTGTTGTATAATCATTTTTATGATTACCTTAAACAACATAAAGCAGAGAATTTCTATTTGTTTACCGACAACTCTTCTAATTATCATTACTATGAACACAAAGGTCTATCCCGCGTAGCTGAGAAAAAATATTATTGGGAACCAGGAAATAATGATACCTTAGAAATTTACTATCTATATGAAGGAACACTAAACTTATCCAACAAAACAAATTAA
- a CDS encoding YeiH family protein yields MYTQMKNNRSILPGLMISIIISFISQYLTNFIPNIGAALIAIFLGILLGNTFLNKPYLKSGTKFSEKALLEWSIVLNGIILDFQIIKQVGFTGFIFVILQMVLTILFAYWIGRTMKFNKKMSLLMGAGNAVCGSSAIGTVSPVIEADKKDKAMSITIVNVIGTILMVLLPILSSVLYQNEVVQTSALIGGTVQSIGQVVASAKLVSVDVTNLSIVFKLMRVLLIVGVALCFSKLNTQEEESLFSKTTTRSTSEVKKNSSLMTVPWFIIGFFFLFVLRSFLPLPSLMIHSSEVISNQFEITALAAIGLQVKFSDILKEGPRTMLYGLLIGFFQIVLAVVLITWLF; encoded by the coding sequence ATGTATACTCAAATGAAAAATAACCGTTCCATCTTGCCTGGTCTAATGATCAGCATCATAATTTCATTCATCAGTCAGTATTTGACCAACTTTATACCGAACATAGGTGCAGCATTGATCGCTATTTTTCTAGGTATCCTATTAGGGAATACTTTTTTAAACAAACCTTACTTAAAAAGTGGAACCAAGTTTTCCGAAAAAGCACTCCTAGAGTGGTCGATCGTATTAAACGGCATAATTTTAGATTTTCAAATCATCAAGCAAGTTGGTTTTACCGGATTTATTTTTGTGATTCTCCAAATGGTCTTGACGATATTATTTGCTTATTGGATCGGTCGAACTATGAAGTTCAATAAAAAGATGTCTTTATTGATGGGTGCGGGTAACGCAGTATGTGGCTCTTCTGCTATCGGGACCGTTTCTCCGGTGATTGAAGCTGATAAGAAAGATAAAGCCATGTCTATTACTATAGTCAATGTCATCGGAACGATATTGATGGTTCTATTGCCTATCCTTTCTTCTGTTCTGTATCAAAATGAAGTCGTTCAAACATCTGCTTTGATTGGAGGAACGGTCCAATCTATAGGACAAGTCGTTGCTTCAGCTAAGTTGGTCAGCGTCGACGTAACCAATTTGTCCATTGTCTTTAAACTCATGAGAGTTCTCCTCATTGTTGGTGTAGCCTTATGTTTCAGCAAATTAAATACCCAAGAGGAAGAATCGCTATTTTCTAAAACGACTACTCGCTCAACTTCTGAAGTGAAAAAGAATTCTAGTCTAATGACTGTTCCTTGGTTTATTATCGGCTTCTTCTTTTTGTTCGTACTTAGAAGCTTTTTGCCTCTGCCTTCCCTAATGATCCACAGCTCGGAAGTCATCAGCAATCAATTTGAGATTACTGCTTTAGCTGCGATTGGATTACAGGTTAAGTTCTCAGATATCTTAAAAGAAGGACCTCGAACGATGTTATACGGTTTACTGATTGGCTTCTTCCAAATCGTATTGGCTGTTGTATTAATTACTTGGCTGTTCTGA
- a CDS encoding LysR family transcriptional regulator, giving the protein MLDYRYQTFLTLTEEMNYTATAKRLHITQPAVTQHIQYLQQELGVELIRYENRQLSLTAKGKQLQKDLYLLQREITKVQKQLASTVEHTTLIFGASLTIGEYMMPDLIELYLNQYPTHNISMVTDNTQHLIELLEHGKIDFALVEGEFNQSVFEFKKITEEPFIAVCSGDSPLWEKEQSINEVFSTSLLVREEGSGSRLIFETAIKNKGIHLDSFSKVMTIGSIGAIKKLVEKNLGITFVYQKAVEEELKKGILKKIPLSDFNVVHPFYLIYLKRIQVREVETIEKFLRLIEMNK; this is encoded by the coding sequence ATGCTAGATTACCGATACCAAACGTTTCTTACGCTGACAGAAGAAATGAATTACACAGCAACAGCCAAAAGACTGCACATTACTCAACCCGCTGTCACTCAACACATCCAGTATTTGCAGCAGGAATTAGGGGTCGAACTGATTCGCTATGAAAACAGACAACTGTCCTTAACAGCTAAAGGCAAGCAACTGCAAAAGGATCTTTATTTGCTGCAAAGAGAGATTACTAAGGTGCAAAAACAATTGGCCTCTACTGTAGAACACACTACTCTTATATTTGGAGCTTCTTTGACGATTGGGGAATATATGATGCCGGACCTCATTGAGTTGTATTTAAATCAATATCCAACACATAATATTTCGATGGTAACGGACAACACTCAACACTTGATCGAACTATTGGAACATGGGAAAATCGATTTTGCACTGGTGGAAGGAGAATTCAATCAATCGGTATTTGAATTTAAAAAGATTACTGAGGAACCGTTTATCGCTGTTTGTTCCGGGGACAGTCCTTTATGGGAAAAGGAACAAAGCATCAATGAAGTATTTTCTACGTCTCTTTTGGTGCGTGAAGAAGGATCTGGATCACGGCTTATTTTCGAAACAGCCATAAAAAATAAAGGAATCCATTTAGATAGCTTTTCGAAAGTCATGACGATTGGGAGTATCGGTGCAATAAAAAAATTGGTCGAAAAAAATTTAGGTATTACTTTTGTGTATCAGAAAGCTGTTGAAGAAGAACTGAAAAAAGGCATCTTAAAAAAGATTCCGTTAAGTGATTTTAATGTAGTTCATCCGTTTTATTTGATTTATTTGAAAAGGATTCAGGTAAGAGAAGTGGAAACAATAGAAAAATTTTTAAGGTTAATAGAAATGAACAAATAA
- the rpmG gene encoding 50S ribosomal protein L33 — protein sequence MQVKVILEIVETGERNYHTTKNKRTQPERLELMKYSPKLRKKTLYKEIC from the coding sequence ATGCAAGTAAAAGTGATACTTGAAATTGTTGAAACAGGTGAGAGGAATTATCACACAACTAAAAATAAACGAACTCAACCAGAACGATTAGAATTAATGAAGTACTCTCCTAAATTAAGAAAGAAAACCTTGTATAAAGAAATTTGTTAG